TGAGCACGACCTTCCCTTCCCGCAGGAGGAACTCGTGGGGGCTGCCGGATATGCCACGCTCACGCATCCAGTCCCCAAAATCCAGCCAGGCGAGGTAGGTCGCTTCGGGCACGGTGGTGCGGATGCCGGGGAGCGCCTCGCGCACGAAATTTACCACCAGGTCGCGGTTGGCGGTGAGGTAGGCTTTGAGTTCCTCCAACCAGTCGTCGCACGCCCCGGAAAACGCCACCTCAGCCGCAATTTGCCCCAGGCTGTTGGTGTGCAGCGTCAGCCGCTCCACCTCATGTTTGTACCGCTCCCGCAGTTCGGGGTTGGGCACGATAGCAAAGCCGGTGAATAGCCCAGCGACGTTGAAAGTCTTGCTCGCGGCAACCAACGTTATGCTTTGGGCTTCGATTTCAGGCGAGAGGGTGGCAATGGGAATATGCCGGGTATCGCCCAAGAGCAACTCGCTGTGGATTTCATCGGAGCAGATGAGCATCCCCTCGCGCAGCGCGATCTCGGCCATACGCTCCAGGGTGGCCCGATCGTAGGCGTTGCCAGTGGGGTTGTGAGGGTTACAGAGCAAGAAGGTTTTGGTGCGCGCCCCCCGGGAATGGATTGCTTGCTCGAAAATTGCGAAGTCCACCTCGTAGCGCAGGGTATGTTGCCTTTTGACTGCCCGCAAGGGGGCATCTTGCCGCACCAGCCCCAGGTTTTCGGAAACTTTGAGAAAGGGGAAGTACACCGGCGGCTGGATGAGAATACCATCGCCAGGGGAGGAGACGATGGCCGCGGCAATGTTGAAGCCGGTCACCAGCCCGGGGACGGGGATGACGGCGTCCGGGTCGACATGCCAGCCGTAGAGCCGTTCCATCCGCCCGGCCACGGCCTCCAGCAGTGCACGGCGGGGGAATTCGTAGCCCAACACGCCGTGGTCGATGGCGCGACGCAGCGCGTCGAGGATGGACGGCGGTGCGGAAAAATCCATATCGGCCACCCACATGGGCAACGCATCAGCAGGGTAAGCCGTCCACTTGAGGCTGTTGGTGTGGCGGCGGTCGATGATCTGGTCGAAGTTATAGGGCATGGGCTTTTTCCTGGGAGGGATGGGGGCGAAGTACGAAACGCCACGAAACTGCGGGGGGTATTTTACCGCATCCAGGGTGGTTGTTCAAACGAGGGCAGAGGGCTTCCACCCTTATATCTGGGGGAAACGCCCAAATACCCCAAACTATGCGGCCAGAGTGAGTTAGCGGAATGTAACCATGTGAATAAAAAACAGCCCCGGATTAGTCTCAGGGCTGTTTGGGGTTTAGGGTGAAAGAGATTTACTGGCCCGCTTTAGTTTGAAGATACTCGATAAAACTATTCAGTAGAGGGCCAGGCACGCGATTGGAGGAAGTGACGCTGGCCCGTTTGGCTTGCGCCGTAGCGATCTCCTGGGGTGAAAGGCCGCTGGTATTGCCGCCGCCACCGCCACCCATGCCGGGCACCATGCCCGCAGGGGGCTGCCCCATGCCGCCGCCGGGGCCGGTGCCACCGCCCTGACCGGCGACACCCATTTCCTGCATAAAAGACCGCATT
The genomic region above belongs to Chloroflexota bacterium and contains:
- a CDS encoding pyridoxal phosphate-dependent aminotransferase; this encodes MPYNFDQIIDRRHTNSLKWTAYPADALPMWVADMDFSAPPSILDALRRAIDHGVLGYEFPRRALLEAVAGRMERLYGWHVDPDAVIPVPGLVTGFNIAAAIVSSPGDGILIQPPVYFPFLKVSENLGLVRQDAPLRAVKRQHTLRYEVDFAIFEQAIHSRGARTKTFLLCNPHNPTGNAYDRATLERMAEIALREGMLICSDEIHSELLLGDTRHIPIATLSPEIEAQSITLVAASKTFNVAGLFTGFAIVPNPELRERYKHEVERLTLHTNSLGQIAAEVAFSGACDDWLEELKAYLTANRDLVVNFVREALPGIRTTVPEATYLAWLDFGDWMRERGISGSPHEFLLREGKVVLNEGAAFGAGGEGFVRLNFGCPRPMLEEGLERIARAVRRYR